In Bacteroidales bacterium, one DNA window encodes the following:
- a CDS encoding NifU family protein has protein sequence MATNAELQGKVESILEQIRPYLQNDGGDIRFVNMTDDNVVNVELMGACGSCPYSTQTLKNGVEQAVRKALPEIKSVEAINLNND, from the coding sequence ATGGCAACGAATGCAGAATTACAAGGCAAGGTTGAGAGTATACTCGAACAAATAAGACCCTATTTACAGAATGACGGAGGTGATATTCGCTTTGTAAATATGACAGATGATAATGTCGTCAATGTAGAGCTTATGGGAGCTTGCGGATCTTGTCCTTATAGCACTCAAACACTCAAAAACGGTGTTGAACAAGCAGTTAGAAAAGCTTTACCGGAAATAAAATCTGTTGAGGCTATAAATTTGAATAATGACTAA
- a CDS encoding DMT family transporter produces MIAKNLRWILYISLVLIWGTSFILIKKGLEVFDPVQVGSIRIIITFLALLPLVFKRFNSIKKRDWLILVFTGTIGSFFPAYLFAMAQAGLNSSTAGILNSLTPLFTLLVGVFFFQLKAKWWSYAGVLISMLGTYGLLTVSGGNAFSFNLRYGLLIIIATLFYGTQINIIKTYLSHIPPVTITVFQFFIIGWPAIFILFGFTNFIELFQTNPRIYEGLFYVGILAIVATAFALILFNKLIKIANPVFSSSVTYFIPLIALIWGFFDNESFNIMFFLWIGLILSGVYLVNRK; encoded by the coding sequence ATGATAGCCAAAAACCTAAGATGGATACTTTATATCTCACTTGTATTAATTTGGGGGACATCTTTTATTCTGATAAAAAAAGGATTAGAAGTATTTGATCCTGTTCAAGTGGGCTCAATCAGAATAATCATAACCTTTCTTGCTTTACTACCTTTGGTTTTTAAACGATTTAATTCGATAAAAAAAAGAGATTGGCTTATTTTAGTTTTCACTGGGACAATAGGTAGTTTTTTTCCGGCTTATCTATTCGCAATGGCTCAAGCCGGATTAAACAGTAGTACTGCCGGAATTCTAAACTCCTTAACACCACTTTTCACTTTGCTTGTTGGAGTTTTCTTTTTTCAATTAAAAGCAAAATGGTGGAGTTATGCCGGAGTTTTAATATCAATGCTTGGAACTTATGGATTACTGACTGTAAGTGGCGGAAACGCTTTTTCTTTTAATCTCCGCTATGGTCTATTAATAATTATTGCAACTTTATTTTACGGAACTCAAATCAACATTATAAAAACATATTTAAGTCATATTCCACCTGTAACCATTACTGTTTTTCAGTTTTTTATTATTGGATGGCCTGCAATATTTATTCTCTTTGGATTCACCAATTTTATAGAGCTCTTTCAGACTAATCCAAGAATATACGAAGGACTGTTTTATGTCGGTATTTTAGCTATCGTAGCTACCGCTTTTGCACTCATCTTATTTAACAAACTAATAAAAATTGCCAATCCCGTTTTTTCCTCCAGCGTGACATATTTTATACCGTTAATCGCTTTAATCTGGGGCTTTTTCGATAACGAATCTTTTAATATAATGTTCTTTTTATGGATTGGCTTGATTTTGAGCGGAGTATATTTAGTTAACAGGAAATAA
- a CDS encoding Mrp/NBP35 family ATP-binding protein: protein MSFTKEQILESLKKVLYFPKGSNVVDLDMVDRLTIEGNKVSLALVYPQANDKNAHIVKDAAERTLKADLGDEAEILIDTLSEQEAGRGPLGKVKNIIAIASGKGGVGKSTVASNLAIALAKTGAKVGLLDADIYGPSMPVMFGLNGERPGAKEEDGKTKILPIEKYGIKMLSIGFFIEAHKALMWRGSMASNALNQLFNDAVWGELDFMVLDLPPGTGDIHLTLVQSVPVTGAVIVTTPQNVALADVRKAADMFKNDSINVPLLGVIENMSYFAPEDCPGKKYHIFGQGGGQVVADELGSELIGNIPIVEAIAETGDSGVPIALDDSTSSAAIFKEIAEKVIRNVDKRNIEQGATRIVQIDPNANCSTE from the coding sequence ATGAGTTTCACAAAAGAACAAATACTTGAATCCTTAAAAAAGGTTCTCTATTTCCCCAAAGGCTCTAATGTTGTTGACTTAGATATGGTTGATCGCTTAACCATAGAAGGAAATAAAGTGAGCCTTGCTTTGGTATATCCACAGGCAAACGACAAAAACGCACATATTGTTAAAGATGCTGCCGAGCGCACATTAAAAGCAGATTTAGGCGATGAAGCAGAGATCTTAATTGACACTTTAAGTGAACAAGAAGCTGGTCGTGGTCCATTAGGCAAAGTAAAAAATATTATTGCCATTGCTTCTGGAAAAGGTGGTGTTGGAAAATCTACAGTTGCTTCCAATTTAGCCATAGCATTAGCAAAAACAGGAGCTAAAGTTGGTTTATTAGATGCTGATATTTACGGACCTTCAATGCCGGTTATGTTTGGTTTAAACGGCGAACGTCCTGGAGCTAAAGAAGAAGACGGAAAAACAAAAATTCTTCCTATAGAAAAATATGGTATTAAAATGCTTTCTATCGGATTCTTTATTGAAGCACATAAAGCTTTAATGTGGAGAGGATCTATGGCTTCTAATGCACTGAATCAATTATTCAACGATGCTGTTTGGGGCGAACTTGATTTTATGGTTCTCGATCTTCCTCCGGGAACAGGTGATATCCATCTAACCTTAGTTCAAAGCGTACCTGTTACCGGTGCAGTCATTGTTACCACACCTCAAAATGTAGCTTTGGCAGATGTTCGTAAGGCAGCAGATATGTTTAAGAATGATTCTATTAATGTTCCTTTATTGGGTGTTATTGAGAATATGTCTTATTTTGCTCCCGAAGATTGTCCCGGCAAAAAATATCACATTTTCGGACAAGGTGGCGGACAAGTTGTTGCAGATGAGTTAGGAAGCGAGCTAATAGGTAACATTCCAATAGTTGAAGCAATAGCAGAGACTGGCGATAGTGGAGTTCCAATTGCTTTGGATGATTCAACATCTTCGGCAGCAATATTTAAAGAAATTGCTGAAAAAGTAATCCGTAATGTAGACAAACGTAATATAGAACAAGGCGCAACGCGAATCGTTCAAATAGATCCAAACGCAAATTGTTCAACAGAATAA
- the rplU gene encoding 50S ribosomal protein L21, translated as MYAIVEIQGQQFKVEKDQKIFVHRLESEEGASLEFDKVLLVDNDGTVNVGTPTVEGAKVSGKVIEHVRGDKVLVFKKKRRKGYKKSRGHRQDFSQILIENIAL; from the coding sequence ATGTATGCAATTGTAGAAATTCAAGGGCAACAGTTTAAAGTTGAAAAAGATCAAAAGATTTTTGTACACCGTTTGGAAAGTGAAGAAGGCGCTTCTCTAGAGTTTGACAAGGTGTTATTGGTTGACAACGATGGAACTGTTAATGTTGGAACCCCGACCGTAGAAGGCGCAAAAGTTTCCGGCAAAGTCATCGAGCATGTGCGTGGTGATAAAGTACTCGTTTTTAAGAAAAAACGAAGAAAAGGTTATAAAAAGTCCAGAGGACACCGTCAGGATTTCTCGCAAATCCTCATTGAAAACATCGCTCTTTAA
- the rpmA gene encoding 50S ribosomal protein L27 → MAHKKGAGSSKNGRESHSKRLGVKIYGGQFAKAGNIIVRQRGTVHNPDENVGMGKDHTLFALKDGIVEFKKKKNERSYVSIIPLTTEEETAK, encoded by the coding sequence ATGGCTCATAAAAAAGGTGCAGGTAGTTCAAAGAACGGTAGAGAATCCCATAGTAAACGTCTGGGCGTGAAAATATATGGTGGTCAGTTTGCAAAAGCCGGTAACATTATTGTTCGTCAAAGAGGAACAGTTCATAACCCCGACGAAAATGTTGGAATGGGTAAAGACCATACCTTATTTGCTTTAAAAGACGGTATTGTTGAATTCAAGAAAAAAAAGAACGAACGTTCTTATGTTTCAATTATTCCGCTAACTACTGAAGAAGAAACAGCAAAATAA